A single genomic interval of Carettochelys insculpta isolate YL-2023 chromosome 28, ASM3395843v1, whole genome shotgun sequence harbors:
- the LOC142002855 gene encoding keratin, type I cytoskeletal 19-like, with protein MATSFIQSTSSSYGGALGGGGGSSSRVSSVRVGGSYRTPSMHGGSGGRNVSLSSTRLVSSGVGSGYGGGLGSSYGAGYSSSLGGGYGGGSGFYCGFGGNASSGFGGGAGGGFGGGFDFGALCGGDGGLLSGNEKVTMQNLNDRLASYLDKVRALEQANTDLEIKIRDWYQKQAPTSPERDYSPFYKIIDELRDKILAATIDNSRVILEIDNARLAADDFRLKYENELLLRQSVEADINGLRRVLDELTLARADLEMQIENLKEELAFLKKNHEEEMKEFSNQMGGKVSVEMDAAPGVDLTSILAEMREQYETLAEKNRRDAEAWFYKQTEELNREVATSTEQIQTSKSEITELRRTLQGLEIELQSQLSMKAGLEANLAETEGRYCAQLAQIQSMIASIEEQLAELRCDMERQNQEYKLLLDIKTRLEQEIATYRSLLEGQDSKLPGWTPKDASFSTTTSTSKVRIAVEDSVDGKVVSMQERKY; from the exons atggctactTCCTTTATACAGAGCACCTCTTCTAGCTATGGTGgtgctttggggggtgggggtggtagctCCTCTCGTGTTTCTTCAGTGAGAGTAGGAGGATCCTACAGAACCCCGAGTATGCATGGAGGATCTGGTGGCAGGaatgtttctctctcttccaCTAGACTAGTGTCCTCTGGGGTAGGAAGTGGATATGGTGGTGGCTTGGGCAGTAGCTACGGGGCTGGATATAGTTCTAGCTTGGGTGGGGGCTATGGAGGAGGCAGTGGCTTTTATTGTGGCTTTGGAGGAAATGCTAGTAGTGGCTTTGGAGGAGGCGCTGGTGGCGGCTTTGGTGGTGGTTTTGATTTTGGTGCCTTGTGTGGTGGAGATGGAGGCTTACTATCTGGAAATGAAAAGGTAACTATGCAGAACCTGAATGATCGTCTGGCTAGCTATCTGGACAAAGTTCGAGCTCTGGAGCAAGCAAATACTGATCTAGAGATCAAGATTCGAGATTGGTATCAGAAGCAGGCTCCCACTAGTCCAGAGCGTGATTACAGTCCTTTTTACAAGATAATTGATGAGCTCAGAGACAAG ATCCTTGCAGCTACTATTGACAATTCTAGAGTCATTTTGGAGATTGACAATGCTAGACTGGCTGCAGATGATTTCAGACTGAA ataTGAGAATGAGTTGCTCCTTCGCCAGAGTGTGGAGGCTGATATCAATGGCCTGCGCAGGGTCCTGGACGAGCTGACTTTGGCTAGGGCTGACTTGGAGATGCAGATTGAAAACCTGAAGGAAGAATTGGCTTTCCTCAAGAAGAACCATGAGGAG GAAATGAAAGAATTCAGCAATCAGATGGGTGGAAAGGTCAGCGTAGAGATGGATGCTGCTCCTGGAGTTGATCTCACCAGCATCCTGGCTGAGATGAGAGAGCAGTACGAAACGCTGGCTGAAAAGAACCGTCGTGATGCTGAAGCCTGGTTCTATAAACAG aCGGAGGAGTTAAACCGTGAAGTAGCTACCAGTACTGAACAGATACAAACCAGCAAGAGCGAGATCACAGAACTGAGACGCACACTGCAGGGCCTGGAGATAGAACTCCAGTCCCAGCTCAGCATG AAAGCTGGGTTGGAAGCCAACTTGGCAGAAACAGAAGGAAGATACTGCGCACAGCTAGCACAAATCCAGAGCATGATCGCCAGCATTGAGGAGCAACTGGCTGAACTCAGATGTGACATGGAGCGGCAGAACCAAGAGTATAAATTGCTCCTGGACATCAAAACCAGATTAGAGCAGGAGATTGCCACTTACCGCAGTCTGTTGGAAGGACAGGACTCCAA GCTGCCAGGATGGACCCCCAAGGACG CATCCTTTTCCACCACCACAAGTACAAGTAAAGTTCGCATCGCTGTGGAAGATTCGGTAGATGGAAAAGTAGTTTCTATGCAGGAAAGAAAATACTGA